One Pirellulales bacterium DNA window includes the following coding sequences:
- a CDS encoding DUF1015 family protein, which yields DHPANFVLMMFIAMNDPGLIVMPTHRLFRDLPKMTSADLAQKLGPHFATRVAGEGSDLAQTIWRELESERNQGTLGLFTHADERWTVARLTDAGAKRMADVAGEHTSDWQGLGVSLLHRLVIDTLLASKDLPKPRYVHLVEEVVEGLETDEFSLAALVMPATVDHIRAISQHGERMPAKSTYFYPKLLSGLVINPLE from the coding sequence CGGACCATCCCGCGAATTTCGTGCTGATGATGTTTATCGCTATGAACGACCCGGGCTTGATCGTGATGCCGACCCACCGATTGTTTCGAGATTTGCCAAAAATGACATCCGCGGATTTGGCTCAGAAACTTGGACCACATTTTGCGACCCGTGTGGCGGGCGAAGGGTCCGATCTGGCTCAAACCATCTGGAGAGAACTTGAGTCCGAGCGAAATCAGGGAACGCTCGGGCTGTTCACGCATGCCGACGAGCGGTGGACCGTCGCTCGGCTCACAGACGCAGGCGCCAAGCGGATGGCGGACGTGGCCGGCGAGCATACCTCGGATTGGCAAGGTCTTGGAGTGTCGCTCTTGCACCGCCTTGTAATCGATACGCTGCTAGCATCCAAAGACTTGCCAAAGCCGCGATACGTGCACCTCGTTGAAGAGGTGGTCGAAGGCCTCGAAACCGATGAATTCTCCCTTGCGGCACTCGTCATGCCGGCCACCGTCGACCATATCCGCGCTATCAGCCAACATGGCGAACGGATGCCTGCCAAGAGCACGTATTTCTATCCAAAGCTTCTGAGCGGGTTAGTCATCAATCCGCTGGAATGA